One window from the genome of Salisaeta longa DSM 21114 encodes:
- a CDS encoding glycosyltransferase, with protein sequence MPSVSDNINESLKVTVVMPSYNQGRFIEATIRLVFLLEYPNLECIVMDGGSEDETVGILQRYDADIDFWQSESGREQMGHRCREVVEAKYTLAVQARAYEQLYRSLLA encoded by the coding sequence TTGCCTTCTGTATCTGATAACATCAATGAATCTCTCAAAGTAACGGTCGTTATGCCCAGTTATAATCAAGGCCGGTTTATCGAAGCCACGATCCGCTTAGTGTTCTTGCTGGAATATCCTAACTTAGAGTGCATCGTCATGGATGGAGGCAGCGAGGATGAGACGGTCGGCATCTTGCAGCGCTACGATGCAGACATTGACTTCTGGCAGAGCGAGTCGGGCCGCGAGCAGATGGGACATCGGTGTCGAGAGGTTGTCGAAGCCAAATATACGTTGGCGGTGCAAGCGCGAGCGTACGAACAGTTGTACCGATCCCTGCTGGCATAA
- a CDS encoding glycosyltransferase family protein — METERIPRRQDAPPTYALNGAVYVGETEALRNDGTFLQHETVAYPMPKERAVDVDDEVDMRVAAAVIKSDAKPCSSSRPRRGNE; from the coding sequence ATGGAGACCGAACGCATCCCCCGCCGCCAAGACGCCCCGCCGACGTATGCCCTCAACGGAGCGGTGTACGTGGGAGAGACGGAGGCATTGCGAAACGACGGGACCTTTCTTCAACACGAGACAGTGGCGTATCCGATGCCAAAGGAGCGGGCGGTGGATGTGGATGATGAGGTGGATATGCGGGTTGCGGCAGCTGTAATCAAATCCGACGCAAAGCCCTGCAGTAGTTCAAGACCAAGACGCGGAAACGAGTGA
- the pseI gene encoding pseudaminic acid synthase — translation MIPLSNQQSMTIGTKKVGATEPTYIIAEMSANHHHDFDRAVDIVQAAAEAGADAIKLQTYTPDTITIDCDKEPFQIEGTIWDGRTLYDLYEEAYTPWEWHADLQEAAYDCGLDFFSTPFDPTAVDFLEKLEVPVYKLGSFENVDLPLIRKIAATGKPLIMSTGMATLAEIDEAVHAFRTAGGTELALLACTSSYPASPEDMHLRRIPHLSETFDVATGLSDHTLGTEIPVAAVALGARIIEKHLTLSRDDEGPDSGFSLEPREFKEMVRAVRKTEQAIGTVQYGTRGKEAESGVFRRSLFVVQDVKAGQPFTKDNVRSIRPGHGLHTRYYEEVLGKRAAKDLERGVPLEWTHVG, via the coding sequence ATGATTCCCCTGTCCAATCAACAATCCATGACGATAGGAACTAAAAAGGTAGGCGCTACAGAGCCAACCTATATCATCGCCGAGATGTCAGCCAACCATCATCACGACTTCGACCGTGCGGTGGACATCGTGCAGGCAGCGGCAGAGGCGGGAGCCGATGCGATTAAACTCCAGACCTACACGCCCGATACGATCACGATTGACTGCGATAAGGAGCCCTTTCAGATTGAGGGAACCATCTGGGACGGGCGCACGCTCTACGATCTGTACGAAGAGGCATACACGCCCTGGGAGTGGCACGCGGATCTTCAAGAGGCAGCCTATGACTGCGGGCTGGACTTTTTCTCGACTCCGTTTGACCCGACGGCGGTAGACTTTCTGGAGAAACTGGAGGTGCCAGTCTATAAGCTCGGCTCATTTGAAAATGTTGATCTTCCACTGATTCGAAAGATCGCCGCCACAGGCAAGCCGCTCATCATGTCGACGGGCATGGCCACGCTCGCGGAGATTGACGAGGCCGTTCACGCCTTTCGGACAGCAGGAGGGACCGAACTCGCCCTGCTGGCATGCACCAGTTCGTACCCGGCTTCGCCTGAAGACATGCACCTACGCCGTATTCCGCACCTGTCCGAAACGTTTGACGTCGCCACGGGCCTGTCTGACCACACATTGGGCACAGAGATCCCGGTTGCAGCCGTGGCCTTGGGCGCACGTATCATCGAGAAGCACCTCACCCTTTCGCGAGACGATGAAGGTCCGGATAGCGGGTTCTCGTTGGAGCCCCGCGAGTTCAAAGAGATGGTCCGTGCGGTCCGCAAAACAGAGCAAGCAATAGGTACCGTGCAGTATGGCACCCGAGGCAAAGAAGCCGAAAGCGGGGTGTTCCGTCGTTCGCTGTTCGTAGTCCAAGACGTGAAAGCAGGGCAACCTTTTACCAAAGACAATGTCCGCAGTATTCGTCCGGGCCATGGACTGCATACACGTTACTACGAAGAAGTCCTGGGCAAACGGGCCGCGAAGGATCTTGAGCGGGGAGTGCCGCTTGAATGGACGCACGTGGGATGA
- a CDS encoding PIG-L deacetylase family protein yields the protein MATLVIAAHPDDEVLGCGGTIARRAAEGKDVYIAILGEGITSRHDSRDDAEKEQLKALQATSRTVAEMLGAKDIFTYDLPDNRFDTVPLLEVIKIIEDLISKIEPETVFTQHGGDLNIDHNVVYRATLTATRPMADHPVATVYSYEVASSTEWAFQKFDPPFHPNTFVDISDTLETKIRSMQAYESEARPYPHPRSPKALRSIAQHWGRTVGVNAAEAFHLVRSIE from the coding sequence ATGGCTACATTAGTAATTGCTGCACACCCGGATGATGAAGTACTCGGATGTGGAGGAACCATTGCGCGCCGAGCTGCAGAGGGAAAAGACGTATATATCGCAATTTTGGGGGAAGGCATTACCTCCCGGCATGATAGCCGAGACGACGCCGAAAAAGAGCAGTTGAAGGCTTTGCAGGCCACGAGCCGAACGGTTGCTGAGATGCTTGGCGCAAAGGATATCTTCACGTATGATCTGCCGGATAACCGGTTTGATACCGTGCCTCTACTTGAGGTGATTAAAATCATTGAGGACTTGATTTCAAAGATCGAGCCTGAAACTGTGTTTACACAGCACGGTGGAGATCTGAATATTGATCATAATGTGGTATATCGAGCCACATTGACAGCAACGCGTCCAATGGCGGATCACCCGGTGGCCACCGTATACTCGTATGAAGTTGCCTCCTCAACCGAGTGGGCTTTTCAGAAATTTGATCCGCCGTTCCACCCAAATACGTTTGTCGATATCAGTGACACATTGGAGACTAAAATACGCTCGATGCAAGCGTACGAAAGCGAGGCCCGTCCCTATCCGCATCCCCGCTCCCCGAAGGCCCTGAGATCAATTGCACAGCATTGGGGACGGACGGTTGGTGTAAATGCCGCTGAGGCCTTTCATCTTGTCCGTTCAATAGAGTAA
- a CDS encoding methionyl-tRNA formyltransferase — MSSSKTVYAVAGSNPWNRQVFESQISNFPGHWIFIDSSDDLTLKWVSQVNPRYIFFLHWSHIVPEEIVNTYECVCFHMTDVPYGRGGSPLQNLIVRGHRETKLTALRMVPKLDAGPVYLKRDLSLEGSTAEEVFIRSSKLSASMIQTIIEKEIEPDPQKGDPVVFQRRRPEQSEISEVKSLEALFDFIRMLDAEGYPPAFIEEGGFRFEFRRASRYDRRIEATVTILPTDQ; from the coding sequence ATGAGTAGCAGTAAAACCGTATATGCAGTTGCAGGATCAAATCCATGGAACCGCCAAGTATTTGAAAGTCAAATCTCCAATTTCCCTGGCCATTGGATATTCATTGATTCATCGGACGATCTAACGCTAAAATGGGTATCACAGGTAAATCCTCGATACATCTTCTTTTTACACTGGTCACACATCGTCCCTGAAGAGATTGTGAATACCTATGAGTGCGTGTGCTTTCATATGACGGACGTTCCATATGGACGGGGCGGAAGTCCCCTACAGAACTTGATTGTCCGTGGGCACCGAGAAACAAAGCTGACTGCCCTGCGCATGGTCCCTAAACTTGATGCTGGTCCCGTTTACCTCAAGCGAGATCTTTCGCTCGAAGGAAGTACAGCGGAAGAAGTGTTCATACGCTCAAGTAAGCTCTCAGCGTCGATGATTCAAACGATCATCGAAAAAGAGATAGAGCCCGATCCGCAGAAAGGGGATCCGGTCGTTTTTCAAAGACGCCGACCTGAGCAGAGCGAAATCAGTGAAGTGAAGTCACTGGAGGCACTTTTTGATTTCATTCGGATGTTGGATGCGGAAGGATATCCTCCTGCCTTCATTGAAGAAGGTGGATTCAGGTTCGAGTTTAGGCGAGCATCTCGATACGATAGGCGCATTGAAGCTACAGTGACTATTTTACCCACGGATCAATAA
- the pseG gene encoding UDP-2,4-diacetamido-2,4,6-trideoxy-beta-L-altropyranose hydrolase has protein sequence MLDPLLIRADASPEMGTGHVMRCLALAQEWMAQGGQVAFCGNVTPALQKRLQAEGIQGTSCAVPPGSLRDAEHTARLAREANASWVVIDGYHFDGDYQAEIRDQGFRVLALDDYGHASHYAADLVLNQNIDADASLYADRADHTTLLLGPQFALLRKEFWPWRGTHREPTLPPRRILVTLGGGDPDNVTTDVIRALDAIEHSVPLEVTVVVGGSNPHRDAIARAIAHADQPMTLREDVSNMAALMAQHDMAVSAGGSTCWELAFMGLPSVIVILAENQRGIAEGLDEAGASVNLGWHAEVTPHDLEAAFHALLLNDNKRLQMAQSAQYLVDGKGVQRVIDTIRAAHHTDHGNAPSGIETSMRRPDDQEADGFAQGESAALTLRPVEDSDCRRLWEWANDPEVRRQSYNTGEIPWEDHKEWFRRKRASDDCTIYIAEFGGDPVGQIRFDVEDERSVVDVHVDPDQHGKGFGTKIIKEGTGKFLDLSDLNQVHAYIKIDNIASCRAFEKAGYAYHGKSSMKGQESYCYIASSSD, from the coding sequence ATGTTAGATCCCCTTCTCATTCGCGCCGACGCCTCCCCGGAGATGGGAACCGGCCATGTGATGCGGTGCCTGGCGCTGGCCCAGGAATGGATGGCACAGGGCGGACAGGTTGCCTTCTGTGGAAATGTGACGCCTGCCCTTCAGAAGCGCCTTCAAGCAGAGGGGATTCAGGGGACGTCCTGTGCTGTGCCTCCGGGCAGCCTACGCGATGCAGAACACACGGCACGCCTAGCAAGGGAAGCGAATGCCTCCTGGGTCGTCATCGATGGATATCACTTTGATGGCGATTACCAAGCAGAGATTCGAGACCAAGGATTCCGTGTTCTTGCATTGGACGACTACGGACACGCGTCTCATTATGCCGCCGACCTGGTTTTGAACCAAAATATTGACGCGGACGCCTCGCTATACGCAGATCGTGCAGATCATACCACATTGCTTCTGGGTCCCCAATTTGCACTTCTGCGGAAAGAGTTTTGGCCCTGGCGCGGCACGCACCGTGAGCCAACCCTGCCGCCCCGGCGTATTCTGGTAACCTTGGGCGGCGGAGACCCCGACAACGTGACCACGGACGTTATCCGGGCATTGGATGCGATTGAACATTCGGTTCCACTGGAGGTGACCGTTGTTGTTGGAGGGAGCAACCCTCACCGGGACGCCATCGCCAGAGCGATTGCTCATGCCGATCAGCCGATGACACTCCGGGAGGACGTGAGCAACATGGCCGCATTGATGGCACAACACGACATGGCTGTGTCGGCTGGTGGAAGCACGTGTTGGGAACTGGCATTTATGGGCCTTCCGAGCGTCATTGTCATCCTGGCCGAGAACCAGCGCGGCATTGCCGAAGGGCTTGATGAAGCAGGCGCCTCCGTGAACCTGGGGTGGCACGCCGAGGTAACCCCCCATGACTTGGAAGCGGCGTTTCACGCCCTTCTCCTCAATGATAATAAACGACTCCAGATGGCTCAGTCCGCGCAGTATCTAGTGGATGGCAAGGGCGTTCAACGTGTGATCGATACCATACGAGCAGCCCATCATACCGATCATGGCAATGCGCCGAGCGGCATAGAGACCAGTATGAGAAGACCGGATGACCAAGAAGCCGATGGGTTTGCTCAAGGCGAGAGTGCAGCCCTCACTCTACGTCCTGTTGAGGATTCAGACTGCAGGCGGCTCTGGGAGTGGGCGAACGACCCTGAGGTGCGCAGGCAGTCCTATAACACGGGGGAGATCCCTTGGGAAGATCACAAGGAGTGGTTTCGGCGAAAACGAGCGAGCGACGACTGCACGATCTATATTGCAGAGTTTGGAGGCGACCCGGTCGGGCAGATCCGGTTTGACGTTGAGGATGAGAGGTCAGTTGTAGATGTTCACGTCGATCCTGACCAGCATGGCAAAGGATTCGGTACCAAAATAATTAAGGAAGGCACAGGCAAGTTTTTAGACTTATCTGACTTAAATCAAGTTCATGCATATATAAAAATCGATAACATCGCTTCCTGTCGAGCCTTCGAAAAAGCTGGATATGCTTATCATGGGAAGAGTTCTATGAAAGGCCAAGAATCGTATTGCTATATAGCTTCATCATCTGACTAA
- a CDS encoding cytidylyltransferase domain-containing protein — METDMNIVAVIQARMGSTRLPGKVLRDIAGRPMIDWVVRRARRISSVDQVVVATSVLDKEKPLIEHLESQQIPFIRGSESDVLERYVDAAEAYDADAVVRITSDCPLLMPDVSENVIQTFVETSCDYAANTIERTYPRGLDTEVISCSALRRVHSMASDPADREHVTRYIRKHSEDFALCSVTANNNRAGLRWTVDEEEDLILVRRIYEMLGAKTETASYEDVVRLVETHDGLASINQHVEQKSC, encoded by the coding sequence ATGGAGACCGACATGAACATCGTTGCTGTCATACAGGCGCGCATGGGGTCGACGCGGCTTCCAGGAAAGGTGCTGCGTGACATCGCAGGGCGCCCGATGATTGATTGGGTTGTACGACGTGCCCGCCGCATCTCCAGTGTTGATCAAGTGGTTGTTGCAACGTCCGTCCTCGACAAGGAAAAACCACTCATTGAGCATCTCGAAAGCCAACAAATCCCCTTTATTCGGGGTTCAGAGTCCGACGTGCTCGAAAGGTATGTGGATGCCGCAGAGGCATATGATGCCGATGCGGTTGTCCGAATTACATCGGATTGCCCCCTGTTGATGCCTGATGTGTCCGAAAATGTAATTCAGACGTTTGTAGAAACCTCTTGCGACTACGCAGCGAATACCATCGAGCGAACGTACCCGCGTGGTCTCGATACCGAGGTGATCTCCTGTAGCGCGCTACGCCGCGTGCATTCGATGGCATCCGATCCCGCAGATCGCGAACATGTAACCCGATACATTCGGAAGCATTCGGAGGATTTTGCATTGTGCTCGGTTACGGCGAACAATAATCGAGCGGGGCTGAGGTGGACGGTGGACGAAGAAGAGGATTTGATACTGGTTCGTCGCATATACGAAATGCTTGGGGCCAAAACAGAAACAGCCTCCTACGAAGACGTTGTCCGGCTTGTTGAGACGCACGACGGACTCGCTTCAATCAACCAACATGTGGAGCAGAAGTCATGTTAG
- the pseC gene encoding UDP-4-amino-4,6-dideoxy-N-acetyl-beta-L-altrosamine transaminase, with amino-acid sequence MSTQAETQLAVEGGPPVRNDLLPYGGQTIREDDINAVADVLRSDWLTTGPMVDAFEKDFAAFVGAEEAVAVSNGTAALHAAMHAVGVGPGDEVIVPTLTFAATANSVVFQGGTPVFADVRPDTLLIDPEDVAKKITERTKIIVGVDYAGQPCRYDELRQLADAHDLVLHDDACHAIGAEFNGRPVGALADFNTFSFHPVKNMTTGEGGMITTDDAEAARRMREFRNHGITTTHHERSEQGSWFYEMPDLGYNYRLTDFQCALGRSQLAKVPEWTERRQAIAAQYDEAFASLDGIQPLHMREDATCAYHLYVVQLNLDALSVDRSTVFDALRAEGIGVNVHYIPVHYHPFYRKRFDTKEGLCPNAEAAYERILTLPVFPRMTDGDVRDTVNAVEKVMAAYRA; translated from the coding sequence ATATCGACCCAGGCAGAAACGCAACTCGCAGTGGAGGGCGGCCCTCCCGTTCGGAACGATTTGCTTCCCTACGGGGGACAAACGATCCGCGAGGACGACATTAACGCCGTTGCAGATGTCCTTCGGTCCGACTGGCTGACCACCGGCCCAATGGTGGATGCCTTTGAAAAAGACTTCGCCGCGTTTGTCGGTGCGGAGGAGGCGGTTGCAGTCTCGAATGGCACAGCCGCTCTGCATGCTGCGATGCACGCCGTGGGGGTTGGGCCGGGCGATGAGGTGATTGTGCCGACGCTCACGTTCGCGGCCACCGCCAACAGCGTGGTCTTTCAGGGCGGAACGCCGGTGTTTGCGGATGTTCGGCCCGACACGCTGCTGATTGATCCAGAGGATGTGGCGAAGAAGATTACGGAGCGGACCAAAATCATCGTGGGCGTGGATTACGCCGGTCAGCCGTGTCGCTACGACGAGCTGCGCCAGTTGGCGGACGCGCACGACCTGGTTCTGCACGACGATGCGTGCCATGCCATTGGAGCCGAGTTCAATGGACGTCCGGTGGGGGCTCTCGCCGACTTTAACACATTCAGCTTCCATCCGGTCAAGAATATGACGACGGGGGAAGGCGGCATGATTACCACGGACGATGCCGAGGCTGCCCGGCGGATGCGTGAGTTTCGGAATCACGGCATCACCACCACCCACCACGAGCGGTCAGAGCAAGGGTCGTGGTTCTATGAAATGCCCGATCTGGGCTACAACTACCGCCTGACGGACTTCCAGTGTGCGCTGGGCCGTTCGCAACTTGCAAAGGTGCCAGAGTGGACGGAGCGGCGCCAGGCGATTGCTGCGCAGTACGACGAGGCGTTTGCATCACTCGATGGCATTCAGCCCCTCCACATGCGCGAGGATGCCACGTGTGCATATCATCTGTACGTCGTTCAACTCAATCTGGATGCCCTGTCTGTCGATCGCTCCACGGTGTTTGATGCCCTCCGTGCGGAAGGAATTGGCGTCAACGTCCACTACATTCCCGTCCACTATCATCCGTTCTACCGCAAGCGGTTTGACACGAAGGAAGGACTGTGCCCCAATGCGGAGGCGGCATACGAGCGGATCTTGACGCTGCCGGTGTTTCCGCGGATGACAGACGGAGATGTTCGTGATACCGTCAATGCCGTTGAAAAAGTCATGGCCGCTTACCGTGCTTGA
- the pseB gene encoding UDP-N-acetylglucosamine 4,6-dehydratase (inverting): MTDLNGKHILITGGTGSFGKKFTDMVLDRYDPERLIILSRDELKQAKMKQRFSPREHECLRYFIGDVRDKDRLYRAFRGVDIVVHAAALKRVPAAEYNPIEPIKTNVMGGANVIDAAIDCGVDRVVALSTDKGANPVNLYGATKLCSDKLFVAGNNYSGQDGTRFSVVRYGNVAGSRGSVIPFFLEKRKTGTLPITDPRMTRFWITLEQAVDFVLDNLERMEGGEVFVPKIPSMKVTDLGRAIAPECKQEVVGIRPGEKLHEVMVPRNVSRHTLEFDDYFTILPTFHRWDTDGYQERNGGIWCEDQFIYSSDNNDRWLTAEELRAMIGLDEADYATTNGTSE; this comes from the coding sequence ATGACCGATTTAAACGGCAAACATATTCTCATCACGGGCGGCACCGGATCGTTCGGGAAAAAATTCACGGACATGGTCTTGGACCGATATGATCCGGAACGGTTGATCATTTTGAGCCGCGATGAACTGAAGCAGGCCAAAATGAAGCAGCGCTTCTCGCCTCGGGAGCACGAGTGCCTCCGGTATTTTATCGGCGATGTGCGCGATAAAGACCGGCTGTACCGTGCGTTTCGTGGGGTGGACATCGTGGTCCATGCTGCGGCACTGAAGCGTGTGCCGGCCGCCGAGTACAATCCCATCGAGCCGATTAAAACCAACGTGATGGGAGGTGCGAATGTCATCGATGCGGCGATTGACTGTGGGGTGGATCGCGTCGTTGCCCTCAGCACGGACAAAGGCGCAAATCCAGTCAACCTGTACGGCGCAACAAAACTATGTTCGGATAAGCTCTTCGTTGCCGGAAACAACTATTCCGGCCAGGACGGAACGCGGTTTAGTGTTGTGCGCTACGGCAACGTCGCTGGAAGCCGGGGGAGCGTCATCCCATTCTTCTTGGAGAAGCGAAAAACCGGCACGCTCCCGATCACAGATCCCCGCATGACGCGGTTCTGGATTACGTTGGAGCAGGCGGTTGACTTTGTGCTGGATAACCTGGAGCGTATGGAGGGAGGAGAAGTATTTGTTCCGAAGATTCCCAGCATGAAGGTGACGGATCTTGGCCGCGCGATTGCCCCTGAGTGCAAGCAAGAAGTCGTTGGCATTCGTCCTGGGGAGAAACTCCACGAGGTCATGGTGCCCCGCAACGTCTCGCGTCACACGCTGGAGTTTGATGACTACTTTACGATCCTGCCGACCTTTCACCGCTGGGATACAGACGGCTATCAGGAGCGCAACGGAGGGATCTGGTGCGAGGATCAGTTCATATACAGCAGCGACAACAACGATCGCTGGTTAACCGCAGAGGAGCTTCGTGCCATGATCGGGCTGGATGAAGCCGATTACGCCACAACGAACGGGACCTCCGAATAG
- a CDS encoding ABC transporter ATP-binding protein, translating into METLRDIARYLRIYRRYIGRRMYLVFALTITTALAQGFGITLLLPLLQASQATSSAPADMSTAERWLQTLLQWMGIADSMIGILGFIAVVFVGKGLLQFANGGYQGYLQSRLLRELKRRLFDAYQQMDYRYYIQHNTGHFINVINGQINQFFASFGSFAGFLTQIITTISYFAFAFAITWRFSLMAIGVGAVLFALFRRLNVYVRTLSRKRSQEMSQLNKLLVQGLQSFKYIASTNQGAHLRTGVMESIQRLTHYIFRQRVAGAFTAALKEPFSVLLIVSLIAIQVTVFEAPVAPIFVALLLFHRGMQALISMQSGFQMMMDRIGAVEMVDEEFAEVTRHQERQGGQTIGTLETALTCEDVSFAYDPSEGPVLRDINITIPANTTVAFVGESGAGKSTLVDLFTYLLKPQQGTVRIDGVPAETIDLASWRAQIGYVSQETVVFDDTIAHNISLWAGDMTQDAALDERVRDAARRAHADHFIRALPQGYQTVVGDRGVRLSGGQRQRLFIARELFKQPNLLILDEATSALDTESERYIQQSIDALKGEMTVVIIAHRLSTIKNVDHVYVLDDGRIVEEGPYEALRLHEGSRFREMVEMQSL; encoded by the coding sequence ATGGAGACGCTTCGCGACATCGCCCGGTACCTGCGCATCTACCGGCGGTATATCGGACGGCGGATGTATCTCGTCTTCGCCCTCACGATCACCACGGCCCTCGCGCAGGGCTTCGGCATTACGCTGCTGCTGCCCCTCTTGCAGGCCTCGCAGGCCACCAGCAGTGCGCCGGCCGACATGAGTACGGCCGAGCGGTGGCTGCAAACCCTCCTCCAGTGGATGGGCATCGCCGACTCCATGATCGGCATCCTCGGATTCATCGCGGTCGTCTTCGTGGGCAAGGGCCTCCTGCAGTTTGCCAACGGCGGCTACCAGGGCTACCTCCAGTCCCGCCTGTTGCGAGAGCTCAAGCGCCGCCTCTTCGATGCCTACCAGCAGATGGACTACCGGTACTACATCCAGCACAATACCGGTCACTTCATCAACGTCATCAATGGTCAGATCAACCAGTTTTTTGCATCGTTTGGCAGCTTTGCGGGGTTCCTCACACAAATTATTACAACGATCAGTTATTTTGCCTTTGCGTTTGCCATCACGTGGCGCTTCTCGCTGATGGCGATCGGCGTGGGCGCGGTGCTGTTTGCGCTCTTTCGCCGGCTGAACGTGTACGTGCGCACCCTGTCGCGCAAGCGCTCGCAGGAGATGAGCCAGCTCAACAAGCTGCTGGTGCAGGGCCTGCAGTCGTTTAAGTACATTGCCTCCACCAACCAGGGGGCGCACCTGCGCACCGGCGTGATGGAAAGCATCCAACGGCTCACGCACTACATCTTCCGGCAGCGTGTGGCAGGCGCTTTCACGGCTGCGCTGAAGGAGCCGTTTTCCGTGCTCCTGATCGTGAGCCTCATCGCCATCCAGGTCACGGTATTTGAAGCGCCGGTCGCCCCCATCTTCGTTGCTCTATTGCTCTTCCACCGGGGCATGCAGGCGCTCATCTCGATGCAGTCGGGCTTTCAAATGATGATGGACCGCATTGGGGCGGTGGAGATGGTCGACGAGGAGTTTGCCGAGGTGACCAGGCATCAGGAGCGGCAGGGCGGGCAGACCATTGGCACGCTGGAAACCGCTCTCACATGCGAGGATGTATCGTTTGCGTACGACCCCAGCGAGGGGCCGGTGCTCAGAGACATCAACATAACGATTCCGGCGAATACCACGGTCGCCTTTGTGGGCGAGTCGGGCGCGGGGAAGTCGACGCTCGTTGACCTCTTTACGTACCTGCTCAAGCCGCAGCAAGGCACCGTGCGCATTGACGGCGTACCGGCCGAGACCATCGACTTGGCCTCGTGGCGCGCGCAGATTGGCTACGTCTCGCAGGAGACGGTTGTATTTGACGACACGATTGCGCATAATATTAGCCTATGGGCCGGCGATATGACGCAAGACGCGGCGCTCGACGAGCGGGTGCGCGATGCGGCGCGCCGGGCGCATGCGGATCACTTCATCCGCGCCCTGCCGCAGGGGTACCAGACGGTGGTGGGCGACCGGGGCGTGCGCCTCTCCGGCGGCCAGCGCCAGCGGTTGTTTATTGCGCGGGAGCTGTTCAAGCAGCCGAACCTGCTCATTCTGGACGAGGCCACCAGCGCGCTGGATACCGAATCGGAGCGCTACATTCAGCAAAGCATTGATGCGCTCAAAGGCGAGATGACCGTGGTGATCATTGCGCACCGGCTCTCCACCATCAAAAACGTGGATCACGTGTACGTGCTGGACGACGGGCGCATTGTGGAGGAAGGCCCCTACGAAGCCCTGCGGTTGCATGAGGGGTCGCGCTTTCGGGAGATGGTGGAGATGCAAAGTCTCTGA
- a CDS encoding GIY-YIG nuclease family protein — protein sequence MEIAASFPSVIPRDDTLIFAFSMCCACSCAISPDKPFEPSTSDLNFNHSCHCERPAGAPQSPQWGKNVPYDAKEFFLKEKSSHRASTETRQSSAMARRTYYVYILTNAHHTVLYTGMTNDLRRRVAEHRQGEGSAFVRRYNATKLVYAEAYSEVRDAIRREKQLKAGTRAQKVACIQRQNPSWRDLSADL from the coding sequence ATGGAGATCGCCGCGTCATTCCCTTCGGTCATTCCTCGCGATGACACACTGATTTTTGCTTTTTCGATGTGTTGCGCGTGCAGTTGCGCGATCAGTCCTGATAAACCGTTTGAACCATCAACGTCTGATCTCAACTTTAACCATTCATGTCATTGCGAGCGACCAGCGGGAGCGCCGCAATCTCCGCAGTGGGGCAAGAACGTACCGTACGATGCAAAAGAGTTCTTCCTGAAGGAAAAATCGTCCCATCGGGCAAGCACCGAAACGAGGCAGTCAAGCGCTATGGCACGGCGCACATATTATGTCTACATCCTGACGAACGCTCATCACACCGTCCTGTACACCGGCATGACGAACGATCTGCGCCGGCGTGTGGCCGAGCACCGGCAAGGTGAAGGAAGCGCGTTTGTGCGGCGGTACAACGCAACGAAGCTGGTCTATGCCGAGGCCTACAGCGAGGTGCGCGATGCGATCCGTCGCGAGAAGCAGCTAAAGGCGGGGACGCGTGCACAGAAGGTGGCATGTATCCAGCGGCAAAACCCGTCGTGGCGTGACTTGTCGGCTGATCTTTGA